In Brienomyrus brachyistius isolate T26 chromosome 3, BBRACH_0.4, whole genome shotgun sequence, the following proteins share a genomic window:
- the supv3l1 gene encoding ATP-dependent RNA helicase SUPV3L1, mitochondrial: MTMNRYIFLLTRVQPRVRQISFRNAAASVADLSQPRRIIPMYGDGRTLTIISNRNFSSSSSRPPDTSLFVPVDIKSEFSGDGTVGVELTQPLDKSELLKALNKFYKRKEMQKLASEHGLDARLFHQAFISFRKYVLETETLGADLHITLSDICCGAGHIDDIYPYFMRHAKQIFPMLDCMDDLRKISDLRVPANWYPEARAIQRKVIFHAGPTNSGKTYHAIQRYLEAKSAVYCGPLKLLAHEIFEKSNNAGVPCDLVTGEERSFVDADGKPSNHVACTIEMCSVTNPYEVAVIDEIQMIRDPSRGWAWTRALLGLCANEIHVCGEAAAECFVRELMYTTGEEVEVRSYERLTPFSLMDHAVESLDNLQPGDCIVCFSKNDIYSISRQVEARGLECAVIYGSLPPGTKLSQAKKFNDPVDPCKILVATDAIGMGLNLSIRRIIFNSLLKPSVNEKGEKDMDTISTSQALQIAGRAGRFSSAFREGEVTTMHRDDLPMLKEIMSRPVDPVEMAGLHPTAEQIEMFAYHLPEATLSNLIEIFVSLSQVDGLYFVCNIEDFKFLADMIQHIPLNLRSRYVFCTAPINKKQPFVCTTFLKFARQFSRDEPLTFDWVCRHVGWPLVPPKNIKDLVHLEAVHDVLDLYLWLSYRFMDMFPDANRVRDIQRELDDIIQAGVHNITRLIRATEAHGSENLAEPQMQASGQARRRPRGTPGPLVVDAGGVGSLSSRLVQEGRLTRELLQQLQREWSQGAQPGRTMGKQAKGSMAKGKAAKKKPK; this comes from the exons ATGACCATGAATCGTTATATATTCTTGTTAACACGGGTCCAGCCCCGGGTTCGGCAGATCTCCTTCCGTAATGCTGCTGCTTCAGTAGCTGATCTGAGTCAGCCCAGGCGAATTATACCGATGTACGGAGATGGCAGGACACTGACCATAATTTCAAACCGAAATTTCTCAAGCAGCTCATCCAGACCTCCAGATACGTCTCTCTTTGTGCCAGTGGACATTAAATCTGAGTTTTCTGGCGACGGGACTGTTGGAGTTGAGCTCACCCAGCCGCTGGATAAAA GCGAACTTCTCAAGGCGCTGAACAAGTTCTACAAAAGGAAGGAGATGCAAAAGTTGGCATCTGAACACGGTCTAGACG CTCGCCTCTTCCACCAGGCCTTCATCAGCTTCAGGAAGTATGTCTTGGAAACTGAGACACTGGGTGCCGACCTACACATCACCCTCAGTGACATATGCTGTGGAGCAG GGCACATAGATGACATCTATCCATACTTCATGAGGCACGCCAAACAGATTTTCCCCATGTTGGACTGCATGGATGACCTTCGCAAGATCAGCGATTTGCGTGTTCCAGCAAACTG GTACCCTGAGGCCAGAGCCATCCAGAGGAAAGTCATCTTCCATGCTGGTCCCACCAACAGCGGGAAGACCTACCACGCCATTCAGAGGTACCTGGAAGCGAAATCTGCCGTCTACTGTGGCCCACTGAAGCTACTGGCCCACGAGATCTTCGAGAAGAGCAACAACGCT GGAGTGCCGTGTGACCTGGTGACGGGAGAGGAGCGCTCCTTTGTAGATGCAGATGGAAAGCCATCAAACCATGTTGCCTGCACCATTGAGATGTGCAGCGTCACAAATCCAT ATGAAGTGGCAGTGATTGATGAGATCCAAATGATCAGGGATCCCTCCAGAGGATGGGCCTGGACTAGGGCATTGCTGG GCCTGTGTGCCAACGAGATTCACGTGTGTGGAGAGGCGGCGGCTGAATGCTTCGTTAGGGAGCTTATGTACACCACGGGAGAGGAGGTGGAG GTTCGTAGCTACGAGAGGCTCACGCCGTTCTCGCTGATGGACCATGCCGTGGAGTCCCTGGACAACTTGCAGCCGGGCGATTGCATTGTATGCTTCAGCAAGAACGACATCTACTCCATCAGCAGGCAGGTAGAGGCCCGTGGCCTGGAGTGTGCAGTCATCTACGGGAGCCTGCCCCCAG GCACAAAGCTGTCACAGGCAAAGAAGTTCAACGACCCGGTTGATCCGTGCAAAATCCTTGTTGCGACAGATGCCATTGGGATGGGGCTTAACTT GAGCATTCGACGCATCATCTTCAACTCCCTGCTGAAGCCCAGTGTCAACGAGAAGGGTGAGAAGGATATGGACACCATCAGCACCTCCCAGGCCCTTCAAATCGCTGGGCGGGCTGGCCGCTTCAGCTCTGCCTTCCGGGAGGGTGAGGTCACCACCATGCACCGGGATGACCTACCCATGCTCAAGGAGATAATGAGTCGCCCTGTAGACCCTGTGGAG ATGGCCGGCCTGCACCCAACCGCTGAGCAGATTGAGATGTTCGCCTACCATCTGCCAGAAGCCACACTCTCCAACCTGATT GAGATATTTGTGAGCTTGTCCCAGGTGGATGGCCTCTACTTTGTCTGTAACATCGAGGACTTCAAATTCCTGGCGGACATGATCCAGCACATTCCGTTAAATTTGCGCTCGCGATATGTCTTCTGCACTGCCCCCATCAACAAGAAGCAGCCATTCGTCTGTACCACCTTTCTTAAG TTTGCTAGGCAGTTCAGCCGGGACGAGCCCCTGACCTTTGACTGGGTGTGCAGGCATGTGGGCTGGCCCCTGGTCCCACCCAAGAACATCAAAGACCTGGTGCACCTGGAGGCTGTCCATGATGTACTCGACCTCTACCTGTGGCTCAG CTACCGCTTCATGGACATGTTCCCGGATGCCAACAGAGTGCGGGACATCCAGAGGGAGCTGGATGACATCATCCAGGCTGGTGTCCACAATATCACACGCCTCATCCGGGCCACAGAGGCCCATGGCTCTGAAAATCTGGCTGAACCCCAAATGCAGGCCTCTGGCCAGGCCCGGCGCCGACCGCGGGGAACCCCGGGCCCACTGGTGGTGGATGCTGGAGGTGTCGGCTCTCTGAGCTCGCGCTTGGTCCAGGAGGGCCGACTGACTCGGGAgctcctgcagcagctccagagggagTGGTCTCAGGGGGCCCAGCCAGGCAGAACTATGGGCAAGCAAGCGAAAGGTAGCATGGCCAAAGGCAAAGCAGCAAAGAAGAAACCtaaataa
- the srgn gene encoding serglycin, whose protein sequence is MELTLKTTLVFITVSCFLLLGAQGAPTKGRYMKVSCKPDAKNANCNVIKGPLIDIPNSREKFKFSQDPMDESSGDGSGDSQSFTGTGGQPAAERKVLSVLSPAEGSTELDEGSALGNDSSSIIFPEKELKKNLPAEKELKEEGFIL, encoded by the exons ATGGAACTAACCCTGAAAACGACGCTCGTGTTCATCACAGTTTCGTGCTTCCTTCTCCTCGGCGCCCAAG GTGCTCCAACCAAGGGCAGGTACATGAAGGTCTCCTGCAAGCCAGACGCAAAAAACGCCAACTGTAATGTTATAAAGGGCCCGCTGATCGATATCCCCAACAGCAG AGAGAAGTTTAAATTCAGCCAAGACCCTATGGACGAGTCATCCGGTGACGGGTCCGGAGACAGCCAGTCCTTCACGGGCACTGGAGGCCAGCCGGCTGCTGAACGAAAAGTGCTGTCAGTGCTCTCACCAGCAGAGGGTAGCACCGAGCTTGATGAGGGAAGCGCTTTGGGAAACGACTCTTCCAGCATCATCTTCCCTGAAAAGGAGCTAAAGAAGAACCTGCCAGCTGAGAAGGAGTTAAAAGAAGAAGGTTTCATCCTGTAG
- the vps26a gene encoding vacuolar protein sorting-associated protein 26A has translation MSFLGSLFGPVCEIDVVLNDADSRKTAELKMEDGKVEKHFLFYDGESVAGKVNLTVKQTGKRLEHQGIRIEFVGQIELFGDKSNTHEFVNLVKELALPGELTQNRSYDFEFMQVEKPYESYVGANVRLRYFLKVTIVRRLSDLVREYDLVVHQLATYPDVNNSIKMEVGIEDCLHIEFEYNKSKYHLKDVIVGKIYFLLVRIKIQHMELQLIKKEITGIGPSTTTETETVAKYEIMDGAPVKGESIPIRLFLAGYDLTATMRDVNKKFSVRYFLNLVLVDEEDRRYFKQQEIVLWRKAPEKLRKRNFHQRYESPESRPAVSAEQPEM, from the exons ATG AGTTTCCTGGGAAGCTTATTCGGCCCGGTGTGTGAGATCGACGTGGTCCTTAATGATGCGGACTCCCGGAAGACAGCTGAGCTTAAGATGGAGGACGGGAAAGTGGAGAAACACTTTTTATTCTACGATGGAGAGTCTGTCGCTGGGAAG GTGAACCTCACCGTGAAGCAGACTGGGAAGAGGCTGGAGCACCAGGGTATCCGTATCGAGTTTGTGGGCCAGATAG AGCTCTTTGGCGACAAGAGCAACACACATGAGTTTGTGAACCTGGTGAAGGAGCTGGCACTGCCTGGCGAGCTGACGCAGAACCGCAGCTACGACTTCGAGTTCATGCAGGTGGAGAAGCCCTATGAGTCATACGTGGGGGCCAACGTGCGGCTCAG ATACTTCCTGAAAGTAACGATAGTGAGGAGACTGTCAGACTTGGTGAGGGAATATGACCTCGTCGTTCATCAGCTGGCCACGTACCCAGACGTCAACAACTCCATCAAGATGGAAGTGGGCATTGAGGATTGTCTTCACATAGAGTTTGAGTATAACAAGTCTAA ATATCACCTGAAAGACGTCATTGTAGGCAAGATCTACTTCCTGTTGGTGAGAATCAAGATTCAGCACATGGAGCTTCAGCTGATCAAGAAGGAGATCACTGGAATCG GACCGAGTACAACTACTGAAACAGAAACGGTAGCAAAGTATGAGATTATGGATGGAGCACCAGTGAAAG GGGAGTCTATTCCCATCCGACTGTTCCTGGCTGGGTATGACCTCACTGCCACTATGAGAGACGTCAACAAGAAGTTTTCTGTCCGCTACTTCCTGAACTTGGTGCTGGTAGATGAGGAGGATCGGAGATACTTCAAGCAGCAG GAGATCGTTCTATGGAGGAAGGCCCCCGAGAAACTGAGGAAGCGTAACTTCCACCAGCGGTACGAGTCCCCGGAATCCCGGCCGGCGGTCTCTGCTGAACAGCCGGAAATGTGA